Proteins from one Salvelinus sp. IW2-2015 linkage group LG32, ASM291031v2, whole genome shotgun sequence genomic window:
- the LOC111957164 gene encoding aquaporin FA-CHIP has protein sequence MREFKSKAFWRAVLAELVGMTMFIFLSISAAIGNSNNTAPDQEVKVSLTFGLAIATLAQSLGHISGAHLNPAVTLGMLASCQISVFKGMMYMVAQMLGSALASAIVYGTRPEANTALGVNALNGVSASQGVGIELLATFQLVLCVIAVTDKRRRDVTGSAPLAIGLSVALGHLAAISYTGCGINPARSFGPALIMNDYTNHWVYWVGPMSGGVAAALVYDFLLYPKSEDFPERMKVLVSGPVGDYNVNGEEPAAVEMSSTK, from the exons ATGAGAGAGTTCAAGAGCAAGGCATTCTGGAGGGCCGTACTGGCCGAGCTTGTGGGGATGACCATGTTCATATTTCTCAGCATCTCAGCTGCCATTGGGAACTCAAACAACACCGCTCCTGACCAGGAGGTGAAGGTTTCTCTGACCTTTGGTCTGGCCATCGCCACGCTGGCCCAGAGTTTGGGCCACATCAGTGGAGCCCACCTGAACCCAGCTGTGACACTGGGCATGCTGGCCAGCTGCCAGATCAGCGTGTTCAAGGGGATGATGTACATGGTGGCTCAGATGCTGGGCTCTGCTCTGGCCAGTGCTATTGTCTACGGAACCCGGCCAGAGGCAAATACTGCACTGGGGGTCAATGCT CTAAATGGTGTCAGTGCCAGCCAAGGCGTTGGCATCGAGCTCTTGGCTACCTTCCAGCTGGTCCTGTGTGTCATAGCAGTAACTGATAAAAGGCGGCGTGATGTCACCGGCTCTGCCCCCCTGGCCATCGGACTCTCTGTTGCTCTGGGACACTTGGCAGCC ATCAGCTACACAGGCTGTGGTATCAACCCGGCCCGATCCTTTGGACCAGCTTTGATCATGAATGATTATACAAATCACTGG GTGTACTGGGTGGGGCCAATGAGTGGAGGTGTGGCAGCTGCTCTGGTCTATGACTTCCTCCTGTACCCCAAATCTGAGGACTTCCCTGAACGTATGAAGGTTCTTGTTAGTGGCCCGGTGGGAGACTATAATGTTAATGGAGAGGAGCCTGCAGCTGTGGAAATGTCATCAACAAAGTAG